A single Leptospira bandrabouensis DNA region contains:
- a CDS encoding phage distal tail protein produces MITYQIENRFGEFLTFSPDRNVRRGPLQFTAEKQLYSKQNQFGVLSRGSGKEASKKIKLDFDIVVETAAEYYFELNRIAAFLTNNFYKPFYLHSIERGVRAKISIASMKENFPEGLETKISLKNSIELDMEDALWEAVDFEIEGKDGLNSGSSISIELTQDTIESAPIIEIVNPNVDPITEFAISIKNGDFTANFIIANNGFTEGRKFTIDCANAIIQLGDTFSNPSLIAGNVFSLYAGTNQLTYESPNALPVNIKVKYRKRVIF; encoded by the coding sequence ATGATAACGTATCAAATTGAGAATAGATTTGGGGAATTCCTTACTTTCAGTCCTGATAGGAATGTTCGTAGAGGGCCACTTCAATTCACTGCAGAAAAACAACTATATTCCAAGCAAAATCAATTCGGTGTTTTATCACGTGGATCTGGAAAGGAAGCATCAAAAAAAATCAAATTGGATTTCGATATCGTAGTTGAGACTGCGGCTGAATACTATTTTGAACTGAACCGAATCGCTGCCTTCCTCACGAATAATTTTTACAAACCTTTCTATCTTCATTCAATCGAGAGAGGAGTAAGGGCAAAGATATCCATTGCCTCGATGAAAGAAAATTTTCCAGAAGGATTGGAAACAAAAATCTCTTTGAAAAACTCGATCGAATTAGATATGGAAGATGCTCTTTGGGAAGCTGTGGATTTTGAAATCGAAGGAAAAGATGGTCTCAACAGTGGAAGTTCAATTTCAATTGAACTAACTCAGGATACAATTGAATCTGCTCCGATAATCGAGATCGTTAATCCGAATGTTGATCCAATTACAGAATTTGCAATCTCGATAAAAAACGGAGATTTTACTGCCAATTTTATCATAGCCAATAACGGATTTACTGAAGGAAGAAAATTCACCATCGACTGTGCCAATGCTATCATCCAACTGGGAGATACATTTTCAAATCCATCTCTCATTGCAGGGAACGTTTTTTCTTTGTATGCTGGCACAAACCAACTAACGTATGAGAGTCCAAATGCTCTCCCTGTAAACATAAAAGTTAAGTACAGGAAAAGGGTGATCTTTTGA
- a CDS encoding helix-turn-helix domain-containing protein, with the protein MRTGLWIPVEIEVLPLNLTEKVLLSEVVSLDRAGECFASNAHFAQILGVRADSISRIISKLKKMGYLKQKSFDGRRRVLIPLNIAFEQTQIVGKNQALQSKQKMVTSKSRVGESAEAAIAISQPPINIVQLKNNVQKSWDEFLEWSNGRVTPTTWDLISKVTKPEELKGQAFQIWEKWQFSDRIHNNPC; encoded by the coding sequence ATGCGGACAGGACTATGGATACCTGTAGAGATAGAGGTTTTGCCTTTAAATCTCACAGAAAAAGTATTACTTTCAGAAGTGGTTTCACTCGATAGGGCAGGGGAGTGCTTTGCCTCGAATGCACATTTTGCACAAATCCTAGGAGTAAGAGCAGATTCCATTTCGAGAATAATTTCCAAACTCAAAAAAATGGGATACTTGAAACAGAAGAGTTTTGATGGCCGAAGACGGGTATTGATTCCGTTGAATATTGCATTTGAGCAAACCCAAATAGTAGGAAAGAACCAGGCATTACAGTCAAAGCAGAAGATGGTAACATCCAAAAGCAGAGTAGGGGAGAGTGCCGAAGCTGCCATTGCAATTTCGCAACCTCCTATTAATATAGTACAATTAAAGAATAATGTACAAAAGAGTTGGGATGAATTTTTGGAATGGAGTAATGGAAGAGTAACACCCACTACATGGGACCTCATTTCAAAAGTAACAAAACCTGAAGAATTAAAAGGGCAAGCATTCCAAATATGGGAAAAATGGCAATTCAGCGACCGAATACATAATAATCCTTGCTAA
- a CDS encoding ParA family protein: MKIITVSSLKGGVGKTTLSIYLGQALSKLYPKSKILQIDLDHNNNLTDYYLRDEPVDLIEGNSIAKYLTGVKDIDSIITSTAFKNIFIIPATPKLSKTAVGLSWDAGLITRFRKHLRNLNFDYIIIDTPPALCLELNLGIHASDIVLSPIGFSRWNIQGFQEIEDVVINSNESLENGKIKILPVRTMVSEKKSDKLEELQITFAKTFIPKSESIASAVDQGKPLTEKNSIFFEQLAKEIK, encoded by the coding sequence ATGAAAATCATCACTGTCTCTTCTCTTAAGGGTGGCGTCGGGAAAACAACTCTCTCTATTTATTTGGGACAGGCATTATCAAAACTCTACCCAAAATCTAAAATACTTCAAATAGATTTGGATCATAATAACAACCTGACAGATTATTACTTACGAGACGAACCAGTAGATCTCATCGAAGGTAACTCAATTGCGAAATATCTAACTGGTGTAAAAGATATTGATTCAATCATTACTTCTACTGCATTCAAAAATATTTTCATTATCCCTGCGACACCTAAACTTTCAAAAACTGCAGTCGGCCTCTCATGGGATGCCGGTTTAATTACGCGCTTCAGAAAGCATTTAAGAAACCTAAATTTTGATTACATCATCATAGATACTCCACCTGCGCTTTGCTTAGAATTAAATTTAGGAATTCATGCTTCAGATATTGTTTTAAGCCCAATTGGATTTTCCAGATGGAACATACAAGGCTTCCAAGAGATTGAAGATGTTGTTATTAATTCAAACGAATCCCTAGAGAATGGAAAAATCAAAATTCTCCCAGTAAGAACAATGGTATCAGAAAAAAAATCTGACAAACTTGAAGAACTCCAAATTACCTTTGCAAAAACATTTATTCCGAAAAGTGAATCAATAGCAAGTGCGGTCGACCAAGGTAAGCCTTTAACAGAAAAGAATTCAATCTTCTTTGAACAGCTTGCGAAGGAGATAAAATAG
- a CDS encoding YgiT-type zinc finger protein, which yields MAKDKKWVDCPVCGSAGSMVLETNKTFESNIKDLGKIKVTGLTGYFCKVCKDGFFNRTSANKIEEAHMRLKAEIESSKVHVSEVVHVREVTKILHNSRQDAYRLMKTGKLPYVLVAGEIHPYRRTIEEAKKKLIVGKSQKRKLQYK from the coding sequence ATGGCAAAGGACAAGAAATGGGTAGATTGCCCGGTTTGTGGTTCTGCAGGATCAATGGTATTGGAAACAAATAAAACATTCGAATCCAATATTAAGGATCTTGGAAAAATTAAAGTTACCGGATTAACTGGATACTTTTGCAAAGTCTGCAAAGACGGTTTTTTTAACCGAACTTCAGCCAATAAGATTGAGGAAGCGCACATGAGACTTAAAGCCGAAATTGAATCAAGCAAAGTCCATGTTAGCGAAGTGGTCCATGTTAGAGAAGTTACAAAAATTCTTCATAATTCGAGACAGGATGCCTACCGCCTAATGAAAACTGGTAAACTCCCTTATGTTTTGGTGGCTGGCGAAATACATCCTTATCGTCGAACAATTGAGGAAGCGAAGAAGAAATTGATTGTAGGCAAAAGCCAAAAGAGAAAATTACAGTATAAATGA
- a CDS encoding STAS-like domain-containing protein, translating to MKNKVQTITFENQYLSSRENAAHKRVVVLSYLEEGSDIIFDLTNVKSISASYADELFAILYLSVRSDFKERITFLVDKSATSNDNIRSISDAIKMRESQENDRLVYS from the coding sequence ATGAAAAATAAAGTTCAAACAATAACATTCGAAAATCAATACTTGTCCTCACGGGAAAATGCAGCTCACAAAAGAGTGGTAGTGTTGAGTTATCTTGAGGAAGGAAGTGACATAATTTTTGATTTAACGAATGTTAAATCAATTTCTGCCTCTTATGCAGACGAACTTTTTGCAATTTTATATCTTAGTGTTCGTTCTGATTTTAAAGAGCGTATTACTTTTTTAGTAGATAAGAGTGCGACTAGTAACGATAATATTCGGTCTATTTCCGATGCTATAAAAATGAGAGAATCCCAAGAAAATGATAGATTGGTTTACTCTTAG
- a CDS encoding DUF3102 domain-containing protein: MGRFDSLGAKRPGSQKENLPTNKSDQTVKRIIELHESIIGGMRNVLQNAMVLGEELSIIKEKLGHGNWLPWIEQNVPFSERSARNYINIYKNKELLNRQPVADLKSAIKFLSEGSQDEKEINPKENQDPKILYKKFRNGDRLSPKDKFALKEFLGNEKQKILEIAKKKIMAIEEDIASL, translated from the coding sequence ATGGGACGATTTGATTCACTGGGGGCCAAAAGACCTGGTTCACAGAAAGAAAATTTACCTACTAATAAATCAGACCAAACCGTAAAAAGAATAATTGAGCTGCATGAATCGATTATTGGCGGAATGCGAAATGTTCTACAAAATGCAATGGTGCTTGGAGAAGAGCTTTCAATTATTAAAGAAAAGCTTGGGCACGGGAATTGGTTACCCTGGATAGAGCAAAACGTTCCGTTTTCAGAAAGGTCAGCTAGAAACTATATCAACATTTACAAAAACAAAGAATTGCTAAATCGGCAACCGGTTGCCGATTTGAAATCTGCGATAAAATTTCTTTCAGAAGGATCACAAGACGAAAAAGAAATTAATCCGAAAGAAAACCAGGACCCAAAGATACTCTATAAAAAATTTAGGAACGGTGATCGATTAAGCCCAAAAGACAAATTTGCATTAAAAGAATTTCTCGGGAATGAGAAACAAAAAATACTGGAAATAGCTAAGAAAAAAATAATGGCTATTGAAGAAGATATCGCGTCTCTTTGA
- a CDS encoding SOS response-associated peptidase, with protein MGYTFVEGRDGLRRLIRNDSRVDASEGPTYRDYLLKPFGKVESIFVGNGVTPARWGYKPDWSKELIFCTRIETAFEKPFWRKMIQTSRCIIPVKYFVEFHYDQYGKSPWKIHWKNAPIFFLGGIYSKDSENNWFSVVTQAANETMKEVHNGGDNPGRQPVIVRPENVEAWLNGSLISETEVVKIASFYESKEILAGPEKEPEPTLF; from the coding sequence ATGGGTTACACTTTCGTTGAAGGAAGGGACGGTTTGCGAAGGCTCATTAGAAACGACAGCAGAGTGGACGCAAGTGAAGGACCTACCTATCGAGATTATTTATTGAAACCATTTGGAAAAGTTGAAAGTATTTTTGTGGGGAATGGTGTGACTCCTGCTAGGTGGGGTTACAAACCGGATTGGTCCAAGGAATTGATTTTTTGCACAAGAATTGAAACAGCATTCGAGAAGCCATTTTGGCGTAAAATGATACAAACTAGCCGATGTATCATTCCGGTAAAATACTTCGTTGAATTTCATTATGATCAGTATGGAAAGAGTCCTTGGAAGATTCACTGGAAAAATGCACCAATTTTTTTCCTCGGTGGTATATACAGTAAGGATAGTGAAAACAATTGGTTTTCAGTGGTAACACAAGCGGCCAATGAAACAATGAAGGAAGTCCACAATGGTGGAGACAATCCGGGTAGACAGCCTGTCATCGTAAGGCCAGAGAATGTAGAAGCCTGGTTAAATGGAAGTTTGATTTCTGAAACCGAAGTGGTGAAAATCGCATCCTTTTACGAAAGCAAAGAAATCCTCGCTGGTCCAGAAAAGGAACCTGAACCAACTTTATTTTGA
- a CDS encoding C39 family peptidase — protein MAAELKENEIRPDIPSYVSITPWITYDSQMDNAKFVVAKKNVVPSNQCQGTTYLNAVKWTDYKLGINKYLDWTEERYYKELARFAKTKSHVTEYEYHNKLFDDLFAGKATIKSRKFTLKNIKDHIEDTKAPVIFSIDVREAFNPKAKAEMGHVVMAVGKDNNGISAHDPRGKFFTNYKDLDGNQSFFPDKTIDRVGRKSVGIYCVTILKEKN, from the coding sequence ATGGCAGCTGAACTAAAAGAAAATGAAATTAGACCGGACATACCTTCATATGTTTCGATTACACCTTGGATCACTTATGATTCCCAAATGGACAATGCTAAGTTTGTGGTCGCAAAGAAAAATGTAGTTCCTTCAAATCAGTGCCAAGGAACGACGTATCTAAACGCGGTAAAATGGACAGATTACAAGCTAGGCATAAACAAGTATCTAGATTGGACGGAAGAAAGGTATTACAAGGAACTGGCTCGTTTTGCAAAAACAAAGAGTCATGTAACTGAATACGAATACCACAACAAACTCTTCGATGATTTATTCGCAGGTAAAGCGACAATCAAAAGCAGGAAGTTCACACTGAAGAACATCAAAGATCATATTGAAGATACAAAGGCACCGGTCATTTTTTCGATCGATGTTCGAGAAGCATTCAATCCAAAAGCGAAGGCAGAAATGGGACATGTGGTGATGGCTGTTGGAAAGGATAATAACGGGATTTCAGCCCACGACCCAAGAGGAAAGTTTTTTACCAACTACAAGGATCTGGATGGGAATCAGTCCTTCTTCCCAGACAAGACGATTGATCGAGTCGGCCGGAAGTCCGTTGGAATCTATTGCGTAACCATTTTAAAGGAGAAAAATTAA
- a CDS encoding type II toxin-antitoxin system MqsR family toxin: MNATYSLAKIKELLAKGDYRITFSAIQSAKDDFGLLESEIVSEVAKLDSTFFYKTMEAQKASGLWQDVYRMQVKGIEAYIKLQINKDAIIISFKKK, from the coding sequence ATGAACGCGACTTACTCCTTAGCAAAAATTAAAGAACTTCTTGCTAAGGGAGATTACCGAATCACTTTTTCTGCAATTCAATCTGCAAAAGATGATTTCGGTCTTCTTGAAAGCGAAATCGTTTCGGAAGTTGCTAAGCTAGATTCAACGTTTTTCTACAAAACGATGGAAGCTCAAAAAGCTTCTGGTCTTTGGCAGGATGTTTACAGAATGCAAGTTAAAGGCATCGAAGCTTATATTAAATTACAAATTAATAAAGATGCGATCATAATTTCGTTCAAAAAAAAGTAG